The segment AAATCCGTCCTTTCCATATTTCCCTAGACCTTGGAATGATTTCCTGACAGGTGATAAAAAGCATAGCTCCTCCTGCAAGTCCTAGGCACCATCCAATAAAGGCAGGAGAAATTTCTCCTAAAAGAGCTCCTAAAAATGCGCCTACGCCCATGGGGATACCGGCCAACAGGGTATAAAAAAGTATCCGTATTTTCTTCACTCCCCCAATAGACATAGGGGTAGCCATGGCTATACCCTCTGGTATATTATGAAGGGTAATCACTAGAGCTAATCCCAAACCCAACTGAGGAGTAGCCATAAATCCTGCCCCTATGGCCAGCCCTTCTGGAAAGTTATGGGCTGCTATACCGATGCCTATAAGTACCCCTGCTTTTATAAATCCATCCCTTTGCTTCTTTTTTCCCTTTTCCAATAAGTCCATAATTTCATCAATAATGGTGATTATGGCTACTCCACAGATTATTCCAAAAACCC is part of the Irregularibacter muris genome and harbors:
- a CDS encoding ZIP family metal transporter, which produces MEKLLMITIIGFLAGMVGTGIGGLSAYLFIHPSKRAFSVILGLAGGLMISIVCFDLLPQAFEMVGVPLGVFGIICGVAIITIIDEIMDLLEKGKKKQRDGFIKAGVLIGIGIAAHNFPEGLAIGAGFMATPQLGLGLALVITLHNIPEGIAMATPMSIGGVKKIRILFYTLLAGIPMGVGAFLGALLGEISPAFIGWCLGLAGGAMLFITCQEIIPRSREIWKGRISGFGIILGIIGGILLSSLI